The proteins below are encoded in one region of Oncorhynchus clarkii lewisi isolate Uvic-CL-2024 chromosome 33, UVic_Ocla_1.0, whole genome shotgun sequence:
- the LOC139392920 gene encoding homeobox protein 2-like, whose amino-acid sequence MTDVNVQNNHQSPNHISNVQNNHQSPNHISNVQNNHQSPNHISNVQNKHQSPYHISNVQNNHQSPNHISNVQNNHQSPNHISKVQNNHQSPNHISNVQNNHQSPNHISNVQNNHQSPNHISNVQNKHQSPNHISNVQNNHQSPNHISNVQNNHQSPNHISNVQNKHQSPYHISNIQNKHQSPNHISNVQNKHQSPNHISNVQNKHQSPNHISNVQNKHQSPYHISNIQNKHQSPNHISNVQNKHQSPNHISNVQNKHQSPNHISNIQNKHQSPNHISNVQNKHQSPNHISNVQNKHQSPNHISNVQNNHQSPNHISNVQNNHQSPNHISNVQNKHQSPYHISNIQNKHQSPNHISNVQNKHQSPNHISNVQNKHQSPNHISNVQNKHQSPNHISNIQNKHQSPNHISNVQNKHQSPNHISNVQKNHQSPNHISNVQNKNQSPNHISNVLTRYKLYTPQSDDLVVCVL is encoded by the coding sequence aTGACAGATGTCAATGTTCAGAACAACCACCAGTCCCCAAATCACATCTCCAATGTTCAGAACAACCACCAGTCCCCAAATCACATCTCCAATGTTCAGAACAACCACCAGTCCCCAAATCACATCTCCAATGTTCAGAACAAACACCAGTCCCCATATCACATCTCCAATGTTCAGAACAACCACCAGTCCCCAAATCACATCTCCAATGTTCAGAACAACCACCAGTCCCCAAATCACATCTCCAAAGTTCAGAACAACCACCAGTCCCCAAATCACATCTCCAATGTTCAGAACAACCACCAGTCCCCAAATCACATCTCCAATGTTCAGAACAACCACCAGTCCCCAAATCACATCTCCAATGTTCAGAACAAACACCAGTCCCCAAATCACATCTCCAATGTTCAGAACAACCACCAGTCCCCAAATCACATCTCCAATGTTCAGAACAACCACCAGTCCCCAAATCACATCTCCAATGTTCAGAACAAACACCAGTCCCCATATCACATCTCCAATATCCAGAACAAACACCAGTCCCCAAATCACATCTCCAATGTTCAGAACAAACACCAGTCCCCAAATCACATCTCCAATGTTCAGAACAAACACCAGTCCCCAAATCACATCTCCAATGTTCAGAACAAACACCAGTCCCCATATCACATCTCCAATATCCAGAACAAACACCAGTCCCCAAATCACATCTCCAATGTTCAGAACAAACACCAGTCCCCAAATCACATCTCCAATGTTCAGAACAAACACCAGTCACCAAATCACATCTCCAATATCCAGAACAAACACCAGTCCCCAAATCACATCTCCAATGTTCAGAACAAACACCAGTCCCCAAATCACATCTCCAATGTTCAGAACAAACACCAGTCCCCAAATCACATCTCCAATGTTCAGAACAACCACCAGTCCCCAAATCACATCTCCAATGTTCAGAACAACCACCAGTCCCCAAATCACATCTCCAATGTTCAGAACAAACACCAGTCCCCATATCACATCTCCAATATCCAGAACAAACACCAGTCCCCAAATCACATCTCCAATGTTCAGAACAAACACCAGTCCCCAAATCACATCTCCAATGTTCAGAACAAACACCAGTCCCCAAATCACATCTCCAATGTTCAGAACAAACACCAGTCACCAAATCACATCTCCAATATCCAGAACAAACACCAGTCCCCAAATCACATCTCCAATGTTCAGAACAAACACCAGTCCCCAAATCACATCTCCAATGTCCAGAAGAACCACCAGTCCCCAAATCACATCTCCAATGTTCAGAACAAAAACCAGTCCCCAAATCACATCTCCAATGTTCTGACAAGATACAAACTGTACACTCCCCAATCTGATGACTTGGTGGTGTGTGTACTGTAA